One region of Flavobacterium pisciphilum genomic DNA includes:
- a CDS encoding succinate dehydrogenase cytochrome b subunit — protein sequence MAQSALLNASILKKVAMALSGIFLITFLALHVSLNFISIISIDVFNEASHFMGYNPLIQYVMQPVLAIGVIFHFVMGFVLTVQNSAARPIAYAKYNGAANASWTSRNMIISGSVILAFLVLHFYDFWFPEVTYKYIVGTAPDATRYYGELVHKFHDPIRTGLYCISFVLLGFHLWHGFSSSLQSMGMNNKYSRSLSRFGYGFAVVVPALFVIIALFHHFNN from the coding sequence ATGGCACAATCTGCACTATTGAATGCTTCCATCTTAAAGAAAGTGGCTATGGCTCTTTCGGGAATATTCTTAATCACGTTTTTAGCGCTGCATGTTTCCTTAAATTTCATTTCTATTATAAGTATAGACGTCTTTAATGAGGCTTCTCACTTTATGGGATACAATCCGCTGATTCAATATGTAATGCAACCAGTTTTGGCAATCGGTGTAATTTTCCATTTTGTAATGGGATTTGTATTGACGGTTCAAAATAGCGCGGCAAGACCAATTGCATATGCAAAATACAACGGAGCTGCTAATGCTTCATGGACATCAAGAAATATGATTATTTCTGGATCTGTTATTTTAGCATTTTTAGTATTGCATTTTTATGATTTTTGGTTTCCTGAAGTTACCTATAAATATATCGTAGGTACTGCACCAGATGCTACAAGGTATTACGGTGAATTAGTTCATAAGTTTCATGATCCAATTCGTACAGGATTGTACTGTATTTCTTTTGTGTTATTAGGTTTTCACCTTTGGCATGGATTCAGTTCTTCTCTTCAGTCAATGGGGATGAACAATAAGTACTCTAGATCTTTAAGTAGATTCGGTTATGGATTTGCGGTAGTAGTACCTGCCCTTTTCGTAATAATCGCATTATTTCATCATTTCAATAATTAA
- a CDS encoding fumarate reductase/succinate dehydrogenase flavoprotein subunit, protein MALDSKIPHGPISDKWTDYKDHINLVNPANKRNLDVIVVGTGLAGGSAAATLAELGYNVKAFCFQDSPRRAHSIAAQGGINAAKNYQGDGDSVFRLFYDTVKGGDYRAREANVHRLAEVSANIIDQCVAQGVPLAREYGGLLDNRSFGGTLVSRTFYAKGQTGQQLLLGAYSAMNRQIGRGKIKMYNRHEMLDLVIVNGKARGIIARNLITGEIERHSAHAVVIGSGGYGNVFFLSTNAMGSNATAAWKIHKKGAFFANPCYTQIHPTCIPVSGDHQSKLTLMSESLRNDGRIWVPKSLEDAKAIREGKKKPTDLSEDERDYYLERRYPSFGNLVPRDVASRAAKERCDAGFGVNKTGEAVYLDFAAAIQRYGKEQAYVKGLDANDKNLVIKLGTEVVENKYGNLFQMYLKIVDENPYVTPMMIYPAVHYTMGGTWVDYNLMTTIPGCFSIGESNFSDHGANRLGASALMQGLADGYFVLPYTIGDYLSPDIKMGEISTDLPEFVEAEKNVKDQIEKFLNNNGTHSVDYFHKKLGKIMWDKVGMARNAKGLNEAIVEIAALREEFYKDVKVPGKANEFNQELEKATRVADFLELGELFAKDALHRNESCGGHFREEYQSEDGEAQRDDENFAYVAAWEYKGKPSDAVLHKEELVFDNIKLVTRSYK, encoded by the coding sequence ATGGCATTAGATTCAAAAATTCCACACGGCCCAATATCGGACAAATGGACAGATTATAAAGATCATATTAATTTAGTAAACCCTGCTAACAAACGTAACTTAGATGTTATTGTTGTTGGAACTGGTTTAGCTGGAGGTTCTGCAGCAGCGACTCTTGCTGAATTAGGGTATAACGTAAAAGCATTTTGTTTTCAAGATTCACCACGTCGTGCGCACTCAATTGCAGCACAAGGGGGAATTAATGCAGCAAAAAATTATCAAGGAGATGGGGATTCAGTTTTCCGTTTATTTTATGATACTGTAAAAGGGGGTGACTACCGTGCGCGTGAAGCAAACGTTCATCGTCTTGCCGAAGTTTCGGCTAATATTATTGACCAATGTGTGGCTCAAGGAGTTCCATTGGCTCGTGAATACGGTGGTTTGTTAGATAACCGTTCTTTTGGAGGAACTTTGGTTTCTAGAACTTTTTATGCAAAAGGACAAACCGGACAACAATTATTATTAGGAGCATATTCTGCAATGAACCGTCAAATCGGTCGTGGAAAAATCAAAATGTACAACCGTCACGAAATGCTAGATTTAGTTATCGTGAACGGAAAAGCAAGAGGTATTATTGCTCGTAACTTGATTACAGGAGAAATCGAAAGACATTCAGCTCATGCTGTTGTTATTGGTTCAGGTGGTTATGGTAACGTATTCTTCTTATCAACAAATGCGATGGGAAGTAATGCAACTGCTGCTTGGAAAATCCATAAAAAAGGAGCGTTTTTTGCAAATCCTTGTTACACACAAATTCACCCTACATGTATTCCAGTTTCAGGAGATCATCAGTCTAAATTGACTTTGATGTCTGAATCGTTACGTAATGATGGTCGTATTTGGGTTCCAAAATCATTGGAAGATGCAAAAGCTATCCGTGAAGGAAAGAAAAAACCAACAGATTTGTCTGAAGACGAAAGAGATTATTACTTAGAAAGAAGATATCCTTCATTTGGAAATTTAGTTCCTCGTGACGTTGCATCTCGTGCTGCAAAAGAGCGTTGTGATGCAGGTTTTGGAGTAAATAAAACAGGTGAAGCAGTTTACCTTGATTTTGCTGCAGCGATACAACGTTATGGTAAAGAACAAGCTTATGTTAAAGGTTTGGATGCTAATGACAAGAACTTAGTTATTAAATTAGGAACTGAAGTTGTAGAGAATAAATACGGAAACTTATTCCAAATGTATTTAAAAATCGTTGACGAGAATCCATACGTAACACCAATGATGATTTATCCTGCGGTTCACTATACAATGGGTGGAACTTGGGTTGATTATAATTTAATGACTACAATTCCAGGATGTTTCTCTATTGGAGAATCTAATTTCTCTGATCACGGAGCAAACAGATTGGGTGCTTCTGCATTAATGCAAGGTTTAGCAGATGGTTATTTCGTATTGCCTTATACTATTGGGGATTATTTATCACCAGATATTAAAATGGGAGAAATTTCTACAGATTTACCTGAATTCGTAGAAGCGGAGAAAAATGTAAAAGACCAAATCGAGAAATTCCTTAACAATAACGGAACACATTCTGTTGATTATTTCCATAAGAAATTAGGAAAAATTATGTGGGACAAAGTTGGTATGGCTCGTAATGCAAAAGGATTAAATGAAGCTATTGTAGAAATTGCCGCTTTACGTGAGGAATTTTATAAAGATGTAAAAGTACCAGGAAAAGCGAATGAGTTTAATCAAGAATTAGAAAAAGCAACGCGTGTTGCCGATTTCTTAGAGTTAGGAGAATTGTTTGCGAAAGATGCTTTACACAGAAATGAATCTTGTGGAGGTCACTTCCGTGAAGAATACCAATCTGAGGATGGAGAAGCACAGCGTGATGATGAAAACTTTGCATATGTAGCAGCTTGGGAATATAAAGGAAAACCTAGCGATGCAGTATTGCATAAGGAAGAATTAGTTTTCGATAATATTAAATTGGTAACTCGTAGTTATAAATAG